One window of the Eucalyptus grandis isolate ANBG69807.140 chromosome 6, ASM1654582v1, whole genome shotgun sequence genome contains the following:
- the LOC104450482 gene encoding flavonol synthase/flavanone 3-hydroxylase produces the protein MEVERIQALAAVGLDTLPAQFVRPSHEQPENSPAVEGVTVPVISLSQPHHALIREIHEACRDWGFFLVTDHGIPLELIGQLQEAGREFFRLPQEEKEKYANDPSRGNFEGYGTKMTKNHDEKVEWVDYFFHIMHPSGKVRHEIWPRHPPSYREVTEEYNKETLKVTEVLLELISEGLGLEKNVLKASLGGDQMELEMKINLYPPCPQPQLALGVEPHTDMSAVTILVPNDVPGLQVWKDGNWFAADYLPNALFFHIGDQIEVLSNGKYKSVLHRSLVNKEKTRMSWAVFVAPPQEALIGPLPELINDQNPVKYSTKTFAEFRYRKFNKLPQ, from the exons ATGGAAGTGGAAAGAATTCAGGCATTGGCCGCGGTCGGCCTCGACACGCTCCCAGCCCAGTTTGTCCGCCCCTCCCACGAGCAGCCAGAGAACAGCCCGGCCGTGGAGGGCGTCACCGTGCCGGTGATCTCACTATCCCAGCCCCACCACGCTCTCATCCGGGAAATCCACGAGGCATGCCGCGACTGGGGATTCTTCCTTGTGACCGATCACGGGATACCGCTGGAGCTGATCGGGCAGCTGCAGGAGGCGGGCCGTGAGTTCTTCAGGCTCCCgcaggaggagaaggagaagtacGCGAACGATCCGTCCAGAGGGAATTTCGAAGGGTACGGGACGAAGATGACCAAGAACCATGACGAAAAGGTTGAGTGGGTGGATTACTTTTTTCACATCATGCATCCATCTGGCAAGGTCAGGCATGAAATTTGGCCTCGACACCCGCCTTCTTACAG GGAAGTCACTGAAGAATACAACAAGGAGACACTGAAAGTGACAGAGGTGCTGCTGGAGCTGATCTCCGAGGGCCTAGGACTGGAGAAAAATGTCTTGAAAGCAAGTTTGGGAGGTGACCAGATGGAGCTAGAGATGAAAATAAACCTGTACCCACCTTGCCCACAACCTCAGCTGGCCCTCGGCGTCGAGCCTCACACCGACATGTCAGCAGTCACCATACTGGTCCCGAACGATGTCCCGGGTCTGCAAGTTTGGAAAGATGGCAATTGGTTCGCCGCAGATTACTTGCCCAATGCTCTTTTCTTCCACATTGGCGATCAAATTGAG GTTCTAAGCAACGGAAAGTACAAAAGTGTACTTCATAGGAGCTTGGTGAACAAGGAAAAGACGCGAATGTCATGGGCAGTGTTTGTTGCACCCCCGCAAGAGGCACTGATCGGGCCTCTCCCGGAGCTCATCAACGATCAGAACCCGGTGAAGTACTCCACCAAGACGTTTGCCGAGTTTCGATACCGCAAATTCAACAAGCTCCCGCAGTAG